In Spinacia oleracea cultivar Varoflay chromosome 5, BTI_SOV_V1, whole genome shotgun sequence, a single window of DNA contains:
- the LOC130460645 gene encoding cytochrome c oxidase subunit 2, with the protein MKIQMIVREWLFFTIAPCDAAEPWQLGFQDAATPMMQGIIDLHHDIFFFLILILVFVSWILVRALWHFHYKKNPIPQRIVHGTTIEIIRTIFPSIILMFIAIPSFALLYSMDEVVVDPAITIKAIGHQWYRTYEYSDYNSSDEQSLTFDSYMIPEDDPELGQSRLLEVDNRVVVPAKTHIRIIVTSADVLHSWAVPSSGVKCDAVPGRLNQTSILVQREGVYYGQCSEICGTNHAFMPIVVEAVSRKDYGSRVSNQLIPQTGEA; encoded by the exons ATGAAAATACAAATGATTGTTCGAGAATGGCTATTCTTCACAATTGCTCCTTGTGATGCAGCGGAACCATGGCAATTAGGATTTCAAGACGCAGCAACACCTATGATGCAAGGAATAATAGACTTACATCATGATATCTTTTTCTTCCTCATTCTTATTTTGGTTTTCGTATCATGGATCTTGGTTCGCGCTTTATGGCATTTCCACTATAAAAAAAATCCAATCCCGCAAAGGATTGTTCATGGAACCACTATTGAGATTATTCGGACCATATTTCCCAGTATCATCCTGATGTTCATTGCTATACCATCATTTGCTCTGTTATACTCAATGGACGAGGTAGTAGTAGATCCAGCCATTACTATCAAAGCTATTGGACATCAATGGTATCGGA CTTATGAGTATTCGGACTATAACAGTTCCGATGAACAGTCACTCACTTTTGACAGTTATATGATTCCAGAAGATGATCCAGAATTGGGTCAATCACGTTTATTAGAAGTGGACAATAGAGTGGTTGTACCAGCCAAAACTCATATACGTATTATTGTAACATCTGCTGATGTACTTCATAGTTGGGCTGTACCTTCCTCAGGTGTCAAATGTGATGCTGTACCTGGCCGTTTAAATCAGACCTCTATTTTGGTACAACGAGAAGGAGTTTACTATGGTCAGTGCAGTGAAATTTGTGGAACTAATCATGCTTTTATGC CTATCGTCGTGGAAGCTGTTTCTAGGAAAGATTATGGTTCTCGGGTATCTAATCAATTAATCCCCCAAACCGGAGAAGCTTAA
- the LOC130460642 gene encoding cytochrome b: MSIRNQRFSVLKQPIFSTLNQHLIDYPTPSNISYWWGFGSLAGICLVIQIVTGVFLAMHYTPHVDLAFNSVEHIMRDVEGGWLLRYMHANGASMFLIVVHLHIFRGLYHASYSSPREFVRCLGVVIFLLMIVTAFIGYVLPWGQMSFWGATVITSLASAIPVVGDSIVTWLWGGFSVDNATLNRFFSLHHLLPFILVGASLLHLAALHQYGSNNPLGVHSEMDKIAFYPYFYVKDLVGWVAFAIFFSFWIFYAPNVLGHPDNYIPANPMPTPPHIVPEWYFLPIYAILRSIPDKAGGVAAIAPVFICLLALPFFKSMYVRSSSFRPIYQGLFWLLLADCLLLGWIGCQPVEAPFVTIGQIPSVLFFLFFAITPILGRVGRIIPNYYTDETENT, translated from the coding sequence ATGAGTATAAGAAACCAACGATTCTCTGTTCTTAAACAACCCATATTTTCCACACTTAATCAGCATTTGATAGATTATCCAACCCCGAGCAATATTAGTTATTGGTGGGGATTCGGTTCGTTAGCTGGGATTTGTTTAGTCATTCAGATAGTGACTGGCGTTTTTTTAGCTATGCATTATACACCTCATGTGGATCTAGCTTTCAACAGCGTAGAACACATTATGAGAGATGTTGAAGGGGGCTGGTTGCTCCGTTATATGCATGCTAATGGGGCAAGTATGTTTCTCATTGTGGTTCACCTTCATATTTTTCGTGGTCTATATCATGCGAGTTATAGCAGTCCTAGGGAATTTGTTCGGTGTCTCGGAGTTGTAATCTTCTTATTAATGATTGTGACAGCTTTTATAGGATACGTACTACCTTGGGGTCAGATGAGCTTTTGGGGAGCTACAGTAATTACAAGCTTAGCTAGCGCTATACCTGTAGTAGGAGATAGCATAGTGACTTGGCTTTGGGGTGGTTTCTCCGTGGACAATGCCACCTTAAATCGTTTTTTTAGTCTTCATCATTTACTCCCTTTTATTTTAGTAGGCGCCAGTCTTCTTCATCTGGCCGCATTGCATCAATATGGATCAAATAATCCATTAGGTGTACATTCAGAGATGGATAAAATTGCCTTTTACCCTTATTTTTATGTAAAGGATCTAGTAGGTTGGGTAGCTTTTGCtatctttttttccttttggaTTTTTTATGCTCCTAATGTTTTGGGGCATCCCGACAATTATATACCTGCTAATCCGATGCCCACCCCGCCTCATATTGTGCCGGAATGGTATTTCTTACCCATCTATGCCATTCTTCGTAGTATACCTGACAAAGCGGGAGGTGTAGCCGCAATAGCACCCGTTTTTATATGTCTCTTGGCTTTACCTTTTTTTAAAAGTATGTATGTACGTAGTTCAAGTTTTCGCCCTATTTACCAAGGACTCTTTTGGTTGCTTTTGGCGGATTGCTTACTACTAGGTTGGATCGGATGTCAACCTGTGGAAGCACCCTTTGTTACTATTGGACAAATTCCTTCTGTTCTTTTCTTCTTGTTCTTTGCCATAACGCCCATTCTGGGACGAGTTGGAAGAATAATTCCTAATTATTACACGGATGAGACTGAGAACACCTGA
- the LOC130460644 gene encoding 60S ribosomal protein L5, mitochondrial: MFPLHFHYEDVSRQDPLLKPNHANVMDVPGLCEIRVVPKAAPSDFIIQNGKLAMEIPCGQKLIRTRRGSIGKSFRSNPFLGSNKDKGYVNDLARQSTLRGHGMFHFLVRISTVMSLLDSLVEIRENSIKFSMETEFCEFSPELEDHFEIFEHIRGFNVTIVTSANTQDETLLPWSGFLQKDEGETQ, from the coding sequence ATGTTTCCCCTCCATTTTCATTACGAAGATGTTTCACGTCAAGATCCGTTGCTCAAACCGAATCACGCCAACGTTATGGATGTTCCTGGATTGTGTGAAATAAGAGTAGTACCAAAGGCAGCACCTTCTGATTTCATAATCCAAAATGGAAAATTGGCTATGGAGATTCCGTGCGGTCAGAAATTGATACGGACACGCAGGGGTTCGATAGGAAAGTCGTTTCGATCCAATCCATTCTTGGGGTCAAATAAAGACAAAGGATATGTCAATGACCTAGCACGACAAAGCACTCTCCGAGGGCATGGAATGTTTCATTTTTTGGTCAGAATCTCGACAGTAATGTCTCTCTTAGATTCTCTGGTGGAAATACGGGAAAACTCCATTAAATTCTCGATGGAAACGGAGTTTTGCGAATTCTCCCCGGAACTAGAAGATCATTTTGAGATCTTCGAACATATTCGAGGGTTCAATGTAACTATTGTCACTTCAGCCAACACACAAGATGAGACTTTACTACCGTGGAGCGGCTTTTTGCAAAAAGATGAGGGAGAAACTCAGTAA
- the LOC130460643 gene encoding putative cytochrome c biogenesis ccmB-like mitochondrial protein: MRRLFFELYHKQIFFSTPITSFSPFLSYIVVTPLMLGFEKDFSCHFHLGPIRIPLLFPFPPAPFLRNEKEDGTLELYYLSAYCLPKILLLQLVGHRVIQISRVFCSFPMLQLLYQFGQSGMDRLNILLGSLVLTLLCGIHSCLALGITSSSGWNSSQNLTTSPTSLPSTVSRTSIETEWFHVLSSIGYFSSFVSLFPISVSISSQD; encoded by the coding sequence ATGAGACGACTCTTTTTTGAACTATATCATAAACAGATCTTCTTCTCCACACCAATCACGAGTTTTTCTCCATTCCTCTCGTATATTGTCGTAACGCCCTTAATGCTAGGTTTTGAAAAAGACTTTTCATGTCATTTCCATTTAGGTCCGATTCGGATCCCTCTGTTGTTTCCTTTTCCTCCCGCACCTTTTCTTcgaaatgagaaagaagatGGTACACTCGAATTGTATTATTTAAGTGCTTATTGCTTGCCAAAGATCCTACTTCTACAATTGGTAGGTCACCGGGTTATTCAAATAAGTCGTGTTTTCTGTAGTTTTCCCATGTTACAACTTCTGTACCAATTCGGCCAATCCGGAATGGATCGGTTAAACATTCTATTAGGGAGCCTGGTCTTGACTCTTCTGTGCGGTATTCATTCTTGTTTGGCTCTTGGAATCACATCCAGCAGTGGTTGGAACAGCTCGCAAAATTTAACCACTTCACCTACTTCATTGCCCTCAACCGTTTCTCGTACCTCTATTGAAACAGAATGGTTTCATGTTCTTTCATCGATTGGTTATTTTTCTTCGTTCGTATCTCTTTTTCCAATTTCGGTCTCGATTAGTTCACAAGATTGA